The following proteins are co-located in the [Chlorobium] sp. 445 genome:
- a CDS encoding 30S ribosomal protein S9: MSELISTVGRRKTAVARAFMKVGSGKVLVNDRPIENYFTVEEQRNDALKPLTLTDNVGKFDIQVNVKGGGISGQVGAVRLAIARALVEYDENLKPILRKENLMTRDARMVERKKYGRRKARRRFQFSKR; this comes from the coding sequence GACGCAAAACCGCGGTTGCGCGGGCTTTTATGAAAGTCGGTAGTGGAAAAGTGCTTGTCAACGATCGTCCTATTGAAAATTACTTCACAGTGGAAGAGCAGCGTAACGATGCGCTAAAGCCGCTTACGCTAACAGATAATGTCGGCAAGTTTGATATTCAGGTGAATGTCAAAGGTGGAGGAATTAGCGGGCAAGTGGGTGCAGTGCGTCTGGCAATTGCACGCGCACTGGTAGAATACGATGAGAACCTCAAGCCCATTCTGCGAAAAGAGAACTTGATGACACGCGACGCCAGAATGGTTGAACGCAAAAAGTATGGTCGCCGCAAAGCGCGCCGCCGCTTCCAGTTCTCAAAACGTTAA
- a CDS encoding UMP kinase, translating to MSALKYKRILLKLSGESLMGDKGYGIDGEVLDKFATEIVEVHELGVEVAIVIGGGNIFRGLSKAAEHMDRVQADQMGMLATVINALALQDALERKGVFTRLQTAIKMEQIAEPFIRRRAIRHLEKRRVVIFGAGTGNPYFTTDTAAALRAIEIEADVIIKGTRVNGIYDEDPEKNPAAQFFQKITYLDVLKKNLRVMDLTAITLCQENMLPIVVMNMNVEGNLKRLLIGEEVGSLVN from the coding sequence ATGTCGGCATTGAAATACAAGCGAATTCTGCTCAAGCTCAGTGGCGAATCACTAATGGGCGATAAGGGCTACGGCATTGATGGAGAGGTGCTCGATAAATTTGCAACAGAGATTGTGGAAGTGCATGAATTAGGTGTCGAAGTAGCAATTGTCATTGGTGGCGGCAATATCTTTCGCGGGCTATCTAAAGCTGCTGAGCACATGGATAGAGTGCAAGCGGACCAAATGGGGATGCTGGCAACAGTGATAAATGCGCTTGCGTTGCAAGATGCGCTTGAGCGTAAAGGTGTCTTTACACGATTGCAAACGGCTATCAAGATGGAGCAAATTGCCGAACCTTTTATCCGTCGCCGTGCTATCCGACATTTGGAAAAGCGGCGCGTCGTGATCTTCGGTGCAGGCACAGGCAATCCCTACTTTACAACAGATACTGCAGCTGCACTGCGAGCTATTGAAATTGAAGCCGACGTGATTATCAAAGGCACGCGCGTCAATGGCATCTACGATGAAGACCCTGAAAAAAATCCTGCCGCGCAGTTCTTCCAGAAAATCACTTACCTTGATGTCTTGAAAAAAAATCTGCGCGTCATGGACCTCACGGCAATTACACTCTGCCAAGAAAATATGCTCCCTATTGTCGTGATGAATATGAATGTAGAAGGCAATCTCAAGCGCCTCTTAATTGGCGAAGAAGTGGGAAGCTTGGTGAACTAA